A region from the Euleptes europaea isolate rEulEur1 chromosome 13, rEulEur1.hap1, whole genome shotgun sequence genome encodes:
- the TRAFD1 gene encoding TRAF-type zinc finger domain-containing protein 1: MAAVAEEESETQLCSNCKKDIPVANFTIHEIHCCRNIGVCHFCQESVPKSEMKNHMELEHTQVTCKCSMKMERGDLPEHEASACPLRPVACQHCDLELAFHKLQDHVDYCGTRTEQCSRCSRNVMLKDLKEHPEDCGKKAEEGQLGQPKPCLNSEVSLRNVQTIRNILNSDGSLGPLPRVNRLPESRLYNCLSSQQFPRNLPRRNVDLLQPDGNQGHLGKVDNALAFGGREPDCQLDYLLALSLQRDNLTHDRSATEFQREFWKNICPARTSATGNSVEASNLNIFSQDLLGSVNTSNKSKVATLLPCEFCEELYPEEDLILHQTGCSPANALASFSKRSSSLPRPDQDERLTDLWEQLQRNQSRGRERCPLQPDSGGSIMIPCEFCGVQLEEEILFHHQDQCDLRPGTGRSLSQPGPPATGDSEKTESPDPPRRRIRHQGEVSPQYLEEFGQQRPPQPVRGSHLRGNPAAARRIQLNSPSNRRETEIGPLERGRVKDQGGGDRGERAQRWGQSDRKAEVRGPVPARHSPHNVPPSSYVPSFPVTVPTRPRLRSEGGTSPTGPAQYSSSSGTAKPWQTESAYPDKEE, translated from the exons ATGGCTGCAGTGGCAGAAGAGGAAAGTGAAACCCAGCTGTGCAGCAACTG CAAAAAGGACATTCCTGTGGCAAACTTCACCATCCACGAGATCCACTGCTGTAGGAACATTGgggtttgccatttctgccaagAGTCGGTCCCTAAGTCAGAAATGAAGAACCACATGGAACTGGAGCACACCCAG GTTACCTGTAAATGCAGCATGAAAATGGAAAGAGGCGACCTACCGGAGCATGAG GCCTCGGCTTGCCCTTTGCGGCCTGTGGCCTGCCAGCACTGCGACCTGGAGCTTGCGTTCCACAAGTTGCAGGACCACGTGGACTACTGCGGCACCCGGACGGAGCAGTGCAGCAGATGCAGCCGCAACGTGATGCTGAAAGACCTGAAGGAGCACCCCGAGGACTGTGGGAAGAAGGCTGAAGAAGGCCAACTCGGCCAGCCGAAGCCCTGCTTGAACTCTGAGGTGTCTTTACGGAACGTCCAGACGATCAGAAACATCCTCAATTCAGATGGCTCTCTGGGGCCCCTGCCGAGGGTGAACAGACTCCCGGAGAGCAGGCTTTACAATTGTCTTTCGAGCCAGCAGTTTCCCAGGAATCTTCCCAGGAGGAATGTCGATCTGCTGCAGCCAGATGGAAATCAGG GTCACCTAGGGAAGGTGGACAATGCCTTGGCCTTTGGTGGCAGAGAACCTGACTGCCAGTTGGATTACCTCTTGGCTCTGAGCTTGCAGCGCGACAACCTCACGCACGACCGCAGCGCGACAGAATTCCAGAGGGAGTTCTGGAAGAACATCTGCCCCGCAAGAACAAGCGCCACAGGCAATTCCGTTGAAGCCAGCAACCTCAATATCTTCTCTCAGGATTTGTTGGGGTCGGTGAACACTTCCAACAAGTCAAAAG TTGCAACTCTGCTGCCCTGTGAATTCTGTGAGGAGCTGTACCCGGAGGAAGATCTAATCCTTCATCAG ACGGGGTGCAGCCCAGCGAATGCTTTGGCTTCCTTCAGCAAGAGGAGCTCCTCCCTCCCTCGGCCGGATCAGGACGAGCGTCTTACAGACTTGTGGGAGCAGCTGCAGAGGAATCAGTCCCGGGGCAGGGAGAGGTGCCCTCTGCAGCCTGACTCCGGGGGCAGCATCATGATCCCCTGCGAGTTCTGTGGAGTCCAGCTGGAAGAAGAGATCCTCTTCCACCACCAG GACCAGTGTGACCTGCGTCCAGGCACGGGGAGATCCCTCTCCCAGCCGGGGCCCCCAGCCACAGGAGACTCGGAGAAAACGGAGTCACCAGACCCGCCGAGGAGACGCATCCGCCATCAAG GGGAAGTCTCACCTCAGTACCTCGAGGAGTTCGGGCAGCAGAGGCCTCCCCAGCCCGTTCGGGGGAGCCACTTGCGGGGCAACCCAGCAGCTGCCAGGCGCATCCAGCTGAATTCTCCCAGCAACAGGAGAGAGACTGAAATCGGCCCTTTGGAGCGAGGGAGAGTCAAGGACCAGGGAGGTGGCGACAGAGGAGAGAGAGCACAGCGCTGGGGCCAGAGTGACAGGAAGGCAGAGGTCCGGGGCCCCGTGCCGGCAAGGCATTCCCCTCACAACGTTCCTCCCAGCAGTTACGTGCCGAGTTTCCCCGTTACAGTTCCAACGCGGCCCAG